One Pseudodesulfovibrio senegalensis DNA segment encodes these proteins:
- a CDS encoding AzlC family ABC transporter permease, with the protein MENGTSTWSEAFRRVAPLAMGYLPVGVAFGVLAQKAGLSDLNVVLMSLLVYAGSAQLIAVGMFAAGMPPLTIVVTTFVVNLRHLLMSAALAPYAKSWRLREMAAFSFELTDETFAVHSTRFNDGDVRKPLSFRINMLAHCVWTLASWGGALAGSTIPDVKPLGMDFALPAMFIALLAMQAKNGLHWLVAGFSGLVAVVLMQAGLDQWSVIAATVLGATLGTGVETWTRR; encoded by the coding sequence ATGGAAAACGGAACATCCACGTGGAGCGAGGCCTTTCGTCGGGTCGCGCCCCTGGCCATGGGCTATCTGCCTGTTGGCGTGGCTTTCGGCGTGCTGGCGCAGAAGGCCGGGCTTTCGGACCTGAATGTCGTGCTCATGTCCCTGCTCGTGTATGCCGGGTCGGCCCAGCTTATTGCCGTGGGCATGTTTGCGGCGGGCATGCCGCCCCTCACCATCGTGGTCACAACATTCGTGGTCAACCTGCGTCATCTGCTCATGTCCGCGGCATTGGCCCCGTATGCCAAGTCGTGGCGACTGCGGGAGATGGCGGCCTTTTCCTTTGAACTGACGGACGAGACCTTTGCCGTGCATTCGACACGGTTCAACGACGGGGATGTGCGCAAGCCCCTGAGCTTTCGCATCAACATGCTGGCCCATTGCGTGTGGACGCTGGCCTCCTGGGGCGGGGCGCTGGCCGGCAGCACCATCCCGGACGTGAAGCCGCTGGGCATGGATTTCGCGCTTCCGGCCATGTTCATCGCCCTGCTGGCCATGCAGGCGAAGAACGGTTTGCACTGGCTGGTGGCCGGTTTTTCCGGTCTGGTGGCCGTGGTGCTCATGCAGGCCGGGCTGGACCAATGGAGCGTGATTGCGGCCACGGTGCTCGGCGCAACCCTTGGCACGGGAGTGGAAACATGGACCAGACGATAG
- a CDS encoding AzlD domain-containing protein, with amino-acid sequence MDQTIVFMTIAGMCAVTYVPRALPMLALASRSMPAIVIRWLSFIPTAVLSALLLPSLVLQEGAVSVSHNEFFWAAIPAFVLAVLTRSFFGTVALGMAVVAGTRFFLM; translated from the coding sequence ATGGACCAGACGATAGTGTTTATGACCATAGCCGGCATGTGCGCCGTGACCTACGTGCCCCGCGCCTTGCCCATGCTGGCGCTGGCGTCGCGCTCCATGCCCGCAATCGTCATCCGCTGGCTTTCCTTCATTCCCACGGCCGTGCTTTCCGCGTTGCTGCTGCCGTCGCTGGTGTTGCAGGAAGGCGCCGTGAGCGTGAGTCACAACGAGTTTTTCTGGGCAGCCATTCCCGCATTCGTGCTGGCTGTGCTGACCCGCAGTTTTTTCGGTACCGTTGCCTTGGGCATGGCCGTGGTGGCCGGTACCCGTTTTTTCCTCATGTGA
- a CDS encoding aspartate/glutamate racemase family protein, whose translation MKTIGLLGGMSWESTVSYYQFINRGVGERLGGWHCARIAMFSVDFDEYVECMQNAQWERIGSKLAEGARRVQDAGADLLLICTNTMHKMAHEVEQAVDIPLIHIGDAAAGAVKAKGLSRVGLLGTSFTMEDGFLRDRLAGHGIETVVPDKDDRDVVNAIIFDELVKGVASDASRVEYLRIIGDLQRQGAQGVVLGCTEIGLLVGPDHTDLPLFDTAEIHARAAVEAALDR comes from the coding sequence ATGAAAACCATCGGCCTGTTGGGCGGCATGAGCTGGGAATCCACGGTCAGCTATTATCAATTCATCAACCGGGGCGTGGGTGAACGGCTGGGCGGCTGGCATTGCGCCCGGATCGCCATGTTCAGCGTTGATTTCGACGAATACGTGGAGTGCATGCAGAATGCGCAGTGGGAGCGCATCGGCAGCAAGCTCGCAGAAGGCGCACGCCGGGTGCAGGACGCCGGGGCCGACCTGTTGCTCATCTGCACCAATACCATGCACAAGATGGCCCATGAGGTGGAGCAGGCCGTGGATATCCCGCTTATCCACATCGGCGACGCCGCGGCCGGGGCGGTCAAGGCAAAGGGCCTTTCCCGGGTGGGGCTGCTGGGCACCTCATTTACCATGGAGGACGGTTTTTTGCGCGACCGGCTGGCAGGGCACGGCATCGAGACCGTGGTGCCGGACAAGGACGACCGCGACGTGGTGAACGCCATCATTTTCGATGAGCTGGTCAAGGGCGTTGCCAGCGACGCGTCGCGCGTGGAATATCTGCGGATTATCGGCGACCTGCAACGGCAGGGAGCGCAGGGCGTGGTGCTGGGCTGCACCGAGATCGGTCTGCTGGTGGGGCCGGATCATACGGATCTGCCGTTGTTCGACACCGCGGAAATCCATGCCCGCGCCGCCGTGGAGGCCGCCCTCGACCGATAG